Proteins encoded in a region of the Bacillus sp. T3 genome:
- a CDS encoding metalloregulator ArsR/SmtB family transcription factor — MKHDDVCEITCVDDIKVKRVKEVINSKNTLAVSQIFKALSDDTRIKIALALSVEEELCVCDVANIVGATTATASHHLRLLRNLGLAKYRKEGKLVFYSLDDDHVRQLIQIAFAHQMEVKVDE; from the coding sequence TTGAAACATGATGATGTTTGCGAAATAACCTGTGTGGATGATATAAAAGTAAAACGGGTAAAGGAAGTCATTAACTCAAAGAACACATTGGCTGTTTCACAGATATTTAAAGCGCTATCCGATGACACAAGAATAAAAATTGCCCTAGCATTAAGCGTAGAAGAAGAATTATGTGTATGTGATGTAGCCAATATAGTTGGTGCCACCACAGCAACTGCTTCCCATCATTTAAGGCTGCTTCGTAATCTTGGATTAGCGAAATATCGTAAAGAAGGCAAATTGGTTTTTTATTCATTAGATGATGATCATGTAAGACAGTTGATTCAAATTGCTTTCGCACATCAAATGGAGGTGAAAGTTGATGAGTGA
- a CDS encoding heavy metal translocating P-type ATPase has translation MSDVLEQSIHKTVYRVQGFSUASCAKKFETNVKHLDGVSNASVNFGAAKLTVYGETTLEELEKAGAFENLKLIPEKQRFEEIKEPFLKKHSTVIVSFVFLLIGWLYGQLNGEESIPSILAYGMSILVGGYRLFSTGLKNLVRFQFDMKTLMTIAVIGAAFIGEWGEGATVVILFAISEALETYSMDRARNSIQSLMNIAPKDALIRRGNQEMMIPVEDIQIGDMMIVKPGQKLAMDGIVIKGTSTINQAAITGESVPVAKTIDDEVFSGTLNEEGLLEVKVTKRVEDTTISKIIHLVEEAQAEKAPSQAFVDKFAKYYTPAIIVLAFLIAIFPPLLFGGDWSEWIYQGLAVLVVGCPCALVVSTPVAVVTAIGNAARNGVLIKGGIHLEEAGALKVIAFDKTGTLTKGVPAVTNIITYGGNENELMTITAAIENGSQHPLATAIMRKAEENGLNIKDVLVEDFQSITGKGVKARVNKEFYYVGSPNLFEEILPNNIQEEKKEQIKALQTQGKTVMVLGTEKEILALIAVADEIRETSTEVIRKLHGVGIEKTVMLTGDNERTAESIGNEVGVSEIKADLLPEDKLNFIKELRAKYHSVAMVGDGVNDAPALAASTVGVAMGGAGTDTALETADIALMSDDLSKLPYTIKLSRRALAIIKQNITFSLAIKILALLLVVPGWLTLWIAIFADMGATLIVTFNSLRLLRVKE, from the coding sequence ATGAGTGATGTTTTAGAGCAATCAATTCATAAAACTGTTTATCGTGTTCAAGGCTTTTCCTGAGCTAGCTGTGCAAAAAAGTTCGAAACGAACGTAAAACACCTGGATGGTGTTTCTAATGCAAGTGTTAATTTCGGTGCTGCTAAACTTACTGTTTATGGTGAAACAACACTAGAAGAACTTGAAAAAGCTGGGGCATTTGAAAATTTAAAATTGATTCCTGAAAAACAGCGATTTGAAGAGATAAAAGAACCGTTTTTGAAGAAACATTCTACTGTCATCGTCTCGTTCGTTTTTCTCCTAATTGGATGGTTATATGGACAATTAAACGGTGAAGAAAGTATTCCTTCCATTTTAGCTTATGGGATGTCTATCTTAGTTGGAGGATATAGGCTATTTAGTACAGGATTAAAGAATTTAGTCCGTTTCCAATTCGATATGAAAACCTTAATGACCATTGCGGTAATTGGTGCCGCATTTATTGGGGAATGGGGTGAAGGAGCAACAGTTGTTATTTTGTTTGCCATAAGTGAAGCTTTAGAAACTTACTCAATGGATAGAGCGCGAAATTCCATACAATCATTAATGAATATTGCTCCAAAAGATGCCTTAATTCGGCGTGGTAACCAAGAAATGATGATTCCAGTTGAAGATATCCAAATTGGCGATATGATGATTGTGAAGCCTGGACAAAAATTAGCTATGGATGGAATTGTCATAAAAGGAACTTCAACGATCAATCAGGCTGCCATTACGGGAGAAAGTGTGCCTGTTGCCAAAACGATAGACGATGAAGTGTTTTCTGGAACATTGAATGAAGAAGGATTACTCGAAGTAAAAGTTACCAAACGCGTGGAAGATACTACAATATCAAAAATTATTCATCTCGTGGAAGAAGCTCAAGCAGAAAAGGCTCCTTCACAAGCGTTTGTCGATAAATTTGCGAAATACTATACTCCGGCAATCATCGTTTTAGCATTCTTAATTGCCATCTTCCCACCTTTATTATTCGGGGGAGATTGGAGCGAATGGATTTATCAAGGTTTAGCCGTGTTAGTAGTTGGTTGTCCTTGTGCACTTGTTGTTTCTACTCCTGTTGCTGTTGTTACGGCGATTGGGAACGCAGCAAGAAATGGGGTGTTAATTAAAGGTGGCATCCATTTAGAAGAGGCAGGAGCATTAAAAGTCATCGCCTTTGATAAAACAGGTACATTAACAAAAGGCGTACCTGCTGTTACAAACATCATCACGTATGGTGGAAATGAAAATGAACTAATGACCATCACTGCTGCGATTGAAAATGGATCACAGCATCCACTTGCTACAGCAATCATGCGAAAGGCAGAGGAAAATGGTCTAAATATTAAGGATGTATTAGTGGAAGATTTCCAATCCATTACTGGTAAAGGTGTAAAAGCAAGAGTCAATAAAGAGTTCTATTACGTAGGTAGCCCAAATCTTTTTGAAGAAATCCTTCCGAATAATATTCAAGAAGAGAAGAAAGAACAAATTAAAGCACTTCAAACACAAGGAAAAACTGTTATGGTTCTGGGAACGGAAAAAGAAATCCTAGCATTAATAGCGGTAGCTGACGAAATCAGAGAAACTTCAACAGAAGTGATTCGTAAACTTCATGGAGTTGGAATTGAAAAAACCGTGATGCTTACTGGAGATAATGAACGAACTGCTGAATCAATTGGTAATGAAGTTGGAGTTTCCGAAATTAAAGCGGATTTGCTTCCGGAAGATAAACTAAACTTCATCAAAGAACTCCGCGCTAAATATCATAGTGTGGCGATGGTTGGGGATGGTGTGAACGATGCACCCGCTTTAGCAGCATCAACTGTTGGGGTAGCAATGGGTGGTGCCGGAACGGATACCGCATTAGAAACAGCTGATATTGCCTTAATGTCCGATGATTTAAGCAAATTGCCTTACACGATCAAATTAAGCCGCAGGGCATTAGCGATCATTAAGCAAAATATTACTTTCTCCTTGGCGATTAAAATTTTAGCGCTGCTATTAGTTGTACCAGGTTGGTTAACCCTATGGATAGCCATTTTTGCTGATATGGGTGCAACTCTAATCGTAACATTTAACAGCTTGCGACTTTTGCGAGTGAAGGAATAA